The Methanobacterium formicicum nucleotide sequence CGAAAAATAAGGCTCCGAACTGTACGTTTTTCATGGCTTCGGCTAATTCCATGATGTCTTCTTTGGGTATGCCGGAGACATAGTCCTGGTCAATTTCCTTTCCTTTTACAGCAGCTCTTATTGCGTTGTAGAACCCGTAGTCACCATTTTGCTCAAATCCAACCCATATGTCGGACATTTTAGCAGTATCACTGTATTTAGGGTCCATGGTAACCAAAGTACGGTCAAATCTGCCTCGTTTTCGGAACCATCCGCGAGGGAAGGTACTGTATCGGGCCAGGTGTCGTGGATGAGAGTTCATTGGGTTACTTCCACTGTAAATAATCATATCTGCACGGTTTTTAACTTCTCCCAGGGTCGCAATAGGGTATCCTGCGTTTTGTACTGCTTGTAGAGATGGACCGTGGCAGATTGTTGTCTGGTTGTCCAGAACAGCTCCCACTAGTTCACCTAGTCGGATCCCGTGCTTCATGGTTTCTATGGAGGTTTCACTCCAACCATAGAATATAGGTCGGACAGCACCGGCTATGAGCTCGGCAGCTTTGTCCAGGGCAGTGTCCCAATCAACTTCCTGTAGTTCACCGTTTTCGTCTCGGATCATTGGTACCATTAGTCTCTGGTCCATATCTTCCATGACTTTACTGGCTCCGAGTCGACAGGCGTGTCTTACTCCAACTACATGGCCATCTTTAACCAGGAAATCTAAATCATCGCAGTTGCATCCACAAAATGCGCAGGTGCCGTTTTCTACGATTTCATCATAATCAGTTACAGGTGGTTCGTATGCCACTTTAATCGGCCTCCTTATTTCTTTTTGTAGACGGGCATCTCACCGAGTGATTTTAACCCAGGGATGGATTCCTCGTCTTTAACGTATTTTTTGTAGACTGCTCTCATGAGGTCAGCCATTAATAAAACTTCTTCGTCTGATTTTTCCACTGTGCAGTAAATCCCTTTGTAGGTGGGGTCACAGCAGCAGTAGGTTTCGTGACTGGTGATCACATTGGCCCAGGGGCCTTTAGGTATGAATATGGTTCCTTCATGAGGTGCGTCCCGGGAGTGGACAGAACAAACCACTACTTCTCCCCAATCTGTTTTCACCTTAACGTTGTCCCAGTTGGCAACGCCCAGTTTTGCCATGTCTTTGGGGTCCATGTAAGCGACTCCACACACCTTTCGGTATTCATCTTTAAGTGTGGAACCTCGTTTTTTACATGCTCCCTGGTAGATGTCAGAACCAGTGTTCAACATCATGTTCAATACTTTTCGTTCTTTGGCTGTTGGTTCTTCCAGTTTAACCACTTTAGGAACGACGGGTTTTTCTATATAAGTCATTATTACACCTCATTCCAGCCATATGGCATCTGTAGGGCAGAATAATTGGCATGTCCCACATTTCGTACATTTTTCTTCACTGAAGAGTTTGATGACACCATTTTCAACCATCATAATTACTTCTTCAGTCTTGGATCCGTGTCCACCTGCTACTTCCGGACTAATAGATACATTTACTGGGCAGGCTACAACACATACTCCGCATCCCAGACAGTTATCTTGGTTTACTTTTAGTTCCATGTTTTATCACCAAAAATTAGGTTTTTAGAGAATCCATCTTGCTTTCCCATGATTTGGATTTGGTCGGGGTGTGGTCAACAGCAGTTCTCTTGACTTCTATGGCTTCTACAGGACAGACATTCTCACAGGCACCACAGTAGATACAGTATTTTTCATCTTTGAAGACTTTGTCAACCATTTGTCCTGCTTCGGCAGGTTGTGGGAAGGACAGTACATCACAGGGACAGATGTCTACACAAGCTCCGCAAGTGGTACATTTATCCTCATCGATGGTTAATTCGCCTTCAAATGGTTTTTTGACTTTGGCAGCATCTACTGGACAGATTTCTTCGCACCATCCGCATCGCACACAAAGTTCATCATCAATAAATGAGCTTCCCTTTATTTCTGAATCTTCAGGGTTGAGGTCGTATTCCCCGTAGGAACAGGATCTGCATACGGCCTTTATAGCATCAACAGGACAGGCTTTTTTACAAACTAAGCAGTATACACATTTATCAGTGTCCACGTTTATGTCTGAAGACACAGTTGGGTCATATGAGGTTGGTAGTTTGTGATCCATGGTTATGGCATCAGCAGGGCACATTTCCTCACATACTCCACAGTTTATACAGGTGTCCTTGTCTATTTCTATTTCACCAGTAACCAGCTGGGAACGCTCTGGCAGGTCTCGGGCAATGGTTATTGCTTCACGAGGACATGCAGTTTCACATGCTTTACAGTAAATACAGGTATCTTCATCAATTTCTGCAGAAGATAAGAGTTTTGGATAAACATCCATATCTTTGATTGATTCACCATCGATGGTGAATTCTAAAGCATCCACAGGGCAGCTTACACTGCACATCCCGCATAAAACACATTTGTTTTCATCAACGCAAATTTTAGATTCATCAGCATCGGTTCGGACTATGGCACCGATATCACCGAGTTCTATCGCATCTACCGGGCATGTTTTTTCACAGATCCCACAGCCAATGCAGACTTCATCTTTGAAGGACAGCTTCCGATCTTCTTCAGCTGATCGCTCTACATCAAAGTCCAAGGCTCTGACTTCCTTCGTATTAGAAACCATTTTTTACCTCCATTCTTATCGAGTGGTAGGGACTTAATATCCCAATATTAAGACACCCTCAGCACCAATATGATTTTAAAGAGTTCTACGAATTCTTATTTTGAATTTTTTAATTGTTAACTGGGTTCGTTGCAAAGTTTATCTTAAAAAATCTAGTTGGCACTATGTGTGTTGATAACACATAATTACTCCAGTATATTTATATATTGCTACTTAATCCAAGGCGGTAAACATATATATAGGAGTGTATTAATCACACATCAGATACATCATGGATAAAACACACGGATAAACACCCCCGACCTAAAATTTAATTAAAAAGAGATATTAACTTTAAATAACCCATCATTATGTTCTAAAATAATATTAAAAACTTTTTGAACCATTTAAAAATAATTATAACCCTGATATTTCAGAATATTTTAAAACAACACTTAGAAAAAAATAACGAAATACCTAATATATAGGGCAAGTAAATGATAATCTGTAAGAACTAATTAAAGATAAGATGGAGTTAGTAAGATAATCCAGTTATGAAATCACACATTTTAAGTGAATTCACTGTCTAATATATAAACAGGATTTGAATGTTAAACTGATAAACCCAATTCTATTGCTACCAACT carries:
- a CDS encoding formylmethanofuran dehydrogenase subunit B, which produces MAYEPPVTDYDEIVENGTCAFCGCNCDDLDFLVKDGHVVGVRHACRLGASKVMEDMDQRLMVPMIRDENGELQEVDWDTALDKAAELIAGAVRPIFYGWSETSIETMKHGIRLGELVGAVLDNQTTICHGPSLQAVQNAGYPIATLGEVKNRADMIIYSGSNPMNSHPRHLARYSTFPRGWFRKRGRFDRTLVTMDPKYSDTAKMSDIWVGFEQNGDYGFYNAIRAAVKGKEIDQDYVSGIPKEDIMELAEAMKNVQFGALFFGLGLTHTLSKQRNIDMAIEMLVDLNEHAKWVLTPMRGHFNVNGFNIFMAYECGFPYGVDYCRGYQRYMNGETNTIDLLTRKECDVFMVIAADPGAHYPGGAVKHLAEIPVIQVDIHWGPSTEIADVVLPGSFIGVECAGTSYRMDGVPIYMKKAVDKPETCRDDEWIIRELHERVQKIKAEEAAAASK
- a CDS encoding molybdopterin dinucleotide binding domain-containing protein: MTYIEKPVVPKVVKLEEPTAKERKVLNMMLNTGSDIYQGACKKRGSTLKDEYRKVCGVAYMDPKDMAKLGVANWDNVKVKTDWGEVVVCSVHSRDAPHEGTIFIPKGPWANVITSHETYCCCDPTYKGIYCTVEKSDEEVLLMADLMRAVYKKYVKDEESIPGLKSLGEMPVYKKK
- a CDS encoding 4Fe-4S binding protein, which produces MELKVNQDNCLGCGVCVVACPVNVSISPEVAGGHGSKTEEVIMMVENGVIKLFSEEKCTKCGTCQLFCPTDAIWLE
- the fwdF gene encoding tungsten-dependent formylmethanofuran dehydrogenase subunit FwdF, whose product is MVSNTKEVRALDFDVERSAEEDRKLSFKDEVCIGCGICEKTCPVDAIELGDIGAIVRTDADESKICVDENKCVLCGMCSVSCPVDALEFTIDGESIKDMDVYPKLLSSAEIDEDTCIYCKACETACPREAITIARDLPERSQLVTGEIEIDKDTCINCGVCEEMCPADAITMDHKLPTSYDPTVSSDINVDTDKCVYCLVCKKACPVDAIKAVCRSCSYGEYDLNPEDSEIKGSSFIDDELCVRCGWCEEICPVDAAKVKKPFEGELTIDEDKCTTCGACVDICPCDVLSFPQPAEAGQMVDKVFKDEKYCIYCGACENVCPVEAIEVKRTAVDHTPTKSKSWESKMDSLKT